From one Pararge aegeria chromosome 21, ilParAegt1.1, whole genome shotgun sequence genomic stretch:
- the LOC120633073 gene encoding allergen Tha p 1-like has protein sequence MKTIVVFATLVAAAMAIPADTYNPTYDHFNAKELAENDRLLKNYLLCFLDRGPCTREGTDFKKVIPEALRTVCAKCTPKQRELVRIVVRAFQEKLPELWEELVKKEDPTGQYKESFNNFLQGTD, from the exons aTGAAGACTATCGTAGTATTTGCAACATTGGTGGCAGCGGCCATGGCTATCCCTGCAGACACCTACAACCCTACATACGACCACTTCAATGCTAAGGAATTGGCGGAAAATGACCGTCTGCTCAAAAATTACTTACTGTGCTTCCTCGACCGGGGACCATGCACGCGTGAGGGAACTGATTTCAAAA AGGTGATCCCTGAAGCACTCAGAACAGTATGTGCCAAATGTACGCCTAAGCAACGTGAGCTGGTCCGCATCGTAGTACGTGCTTTCCAGGAGAAGCTGCCAGAATTATGGGAAGAGCTTGTTAAGAAGGAGGATCCTACAGGCCAGTACAAGGAAAGCTTCAACAATTTCTTACAAGGAaccgattaa